In the Malus domestica chromosome 16, GDT2T_hap1 genome, one interval contains:
- the LOC114826236 gene encoding uncharacterized protein: MERYYKKQCLNPSPNIPDSPPLPSNIPGSPPRPSSIPSSAQQSEITELDEILANLPADPGLRRRMLDYPLNCREAIRRYYLQKEPCQPKSHIMPKKASDNRCFITGWFDNFKWLEYSIVKDAAFCRYCYLFKCDFDKAGGSGSDVFTTKGFTNWRKGPENFRVHEGGVGSLHNKAMQQAKDLMTQKQHIETFVIKQTDEARVNYHTLLSGALDCTRWLLRQGLAFRGHDESLKSSNRGNYIELMQFLADHNEKVRKVVFENAPKNLKYTSSDIQKDLVRACAIETINAITKDMEGTFFSLLVDGSRDASNKEQMAVVLRYVNKKGEAIEKFLGVQHVSSTTSSSLEEAIERLFATTNLSMSKLRGQGYDGASNMRGELNGLKAKILNKYPQAFYIHCFAHQLQLALVFVAKENEDVANFFINANRLVNLIGSSCKRRDALREKQQEQIQKALHLGNLETGKGLNQESSLMRPCDTRWNSHYGTIVSIIVMFEAVVEMVEWIKSDRNQDNLGEATGLFKDIQTFDFVFHLFLMRLILGITNELSQALQKKDQDIVNAMALVEVCKQRLQSLRDDDFGDLLHDVEKFCDEHDIVILNMEDLHFVPGKSRRKAPKITNFHYYRVVRYNRPPCSAYFNFLAT; encoded by the exons ATGGAACGATATTATAAAAAACAGTGCTTAAATCCTTCTCCAAATATTCCGGATAGTCCTCCtcttccttcaaatattccgggTAGTCCTCCTCGTCCTTCTAGTATTCCGAGTAGTGCACAACAAAGTGAGATTACTGAGTTGGATGAAATATTAGCTAATCTTCCGGCAGACCCTGGACTGAGACGTCGAATGCTTGATTATCCACTCAATtgtcgtgaagcaattcgtagaTACTACCTTCAAAAGGAACCTTGTCAACCGAAGTCTCACATCATGCCAAAGAAAGCTAGCGACAATCGATGTTTTATTACAGGttggtttgataattttaagtggttggagtatagtataGTAAAAGATGCTGCATTTTGCCGTTATTGCTATCTTTTTAAATGTGATTTTGATAAAGCGGGTGGTAGTGGAAGTGATGTCTTCACTACAAAAGGGTTTACAAATTGGAGGAAAGGACCCGAAAATTTTCGAGTCCACGAGGGAGGTGTTGGAAGTCTTCATAATAAAGCTATGCAACAAGCTAAAGACTTGATgacacaaaaacaacacattGAAACATTTGTGATCAAGCAAACTGATGAAGCTCGCGTTAATTATCACACTTTACTGAGTGGAGCACTTGATTGCACAAGATGGTTGTTGCGACAAGGTTTGGCTTTTCGTGGGCACGATGAATCTTTGAAATCGAGCAATAGGGGTAATTACATAGAGCTTATGCAATTTCTTGCCGATCATAATGAGAAAGTTAGAAAGGTTGTGTTTGAGAATGCTCCCAAGAATCTCAAGTATACTTCTTCCGATATTCAAAAGGATCTTGTTCGTGCTTGTGCTATTGAAACTATTAATGCAATCACTAAAGATATGGAaggtacatttttttctcttttggttgatgGATCACGTGATGCTTCCAATAAAGAGCAAATGGCGGTGGTATTGCGTTATGTGAATAAAAAAGGAGAAGCAATTGAAAAGTTTTTGGGTGTTCAACATGTCTCCTCTACAACTAGTAGCTCACTTGAAGAGGCTATTGAGAGATTGTTTGCTACAACAAATTTGAGTATGTCCAAGTTACGAGGACAAGGCTATGATGGAGCTAGTAATATGAGAGGTGAGTTAAATGGTCTTAAAGCAAAGATTTTGAACAAATATCCTCAAGCATTTTATATTCATTGTTTTGCACACCAACTCCAACTAGCTCTTGTATTTGTGGCAAAGGAAAATGAGGATGTTgccaatttcttcatcaatgctAATAGATTGGTGAATCTTATTGGATCTTCGTGCAAGCGTCGTGATGCATTGAGAGagaaacaacaagaacaaattcAAAAAGCTCTTCATCTTGGTAATCTTGAAACGGGTAAAGGGTTAAATCAAGAAAGTAGCCTCATGCGTCCATGTGATACACGGTGGAACTCGCATTATGGTACTATAGTTAGTATTATTGTTATGTTTGAAGCCGTGGTGGAGATGGTTGAATGGATTAAAAGTGATCGCAACCAAGATAATCTCGGTGAAGCTACTGGGTTATTCAAAGACATACAaacttttgattttgtgtttcacctttttttGATGAGACTTATATTGGGAATTACAAATGAGTTATCACAAGCATTGCAAAAGAaagatcaagatattgtgaatgcGATGGCCTTAGTGGAAGTATGCAAGCAAAGACTACAATCCTTGAGAGATGATGACTTTGGGGACTTGTTGCATGATGTAGAAAAGTTTTGTGATGAGCATGATATTGTCATTCTTAACATGGAGGATTTGCATTTCGTACCTGGAAAATCAAGGCGTAAagctccaaaaatcacaaacttccattactatcgt gtggtgcggtataatcgcccaccctgctctgcgtatttcaattttcttgctaCTTGA
- the LOC103403830 gene encoding endo-1,3;1,4-beta-D-glucanase-like, translated as MASSECCSNPPALNPSSGSGHVEKLGGFDSYVTGSPDSKLAVLLVHDAFGYEAPKARMLADKIAAAGFIVVLPDFFNRDPFNGDLASIPVWIKAHAPDKTIEDAKLVIEALKSKGVSAIGAVGFCWGGKGVVELAKHDFIQAAVLCHPSFVTLDDIKAVKVPISVLGAEIDQLTPPEVVKQFEEVLTAKPEIKSHVKIFPKIAHGWTLRYNDEDEAAVKAAEEAHQDLLGWFLEHIK; from the exons atGGCAAGCTCTGAGTGCTGCTCAAACCCACCAGCCCTGAACCCGTCCAGCGGCTCCGGCCACGTCGAAAAGCTCGGCGGTTTCGATTCCTATGTCACTGGCTCCCCTGACTCTAAGCTTGCCGTTCTTCTCGTCCATGACGCTTTTG GATATGAAGCTCCAAAGGCTAG GATGCTTGCAGACAAAATTGCAGCTGCTGGGTTCATTGTTGTGCTCCCagacttcttcaatcgagaCCCTTTTAATGGGGACCTTGCCTCTATACCGGTTTGGATAAAAGCTCATGCACCG GACAAAACAATCGAAGATGCAAAACTGGTAATTGAAGCTTTAAAAAGTAAAGGTGTTTCTGCAATTGGTGCTGTAGGCTTCTGTTGGGGCG GCAAGGGTGTCGTTGAACTTGCGAAGCATGACTTTATCCAAGCCGCGGTTCTGTGTCATCCTTCATTTGTCACTCTGGATGATATCAAGG CGGTTAAGGTTCCGATTTCTGTACTTGGAGCTGAGATTGATCAGCTGACTCCACCTGAAGTCGTCAAACAATTTGAAGAGGTTTTAACTGCAAAACCTGAG ATTAAAAGCCATGTGAAGATATTCCCGAAGATCGCACACGGGTGGACGTTGAGGTACAACGATGAAGACGAGGCGGCTGTCAAGGCAGCTGAGGAGGCTCATCAAGACTTGTTGGGGTGGTTCTTGGAGCATATCAAGTGA
- the LOC103403831 gene encoding endo-1,3;1,4-beta-D-glucanase-like: protein MASSQCCSNPPTLNPSSGTGHVENLGGLDSYVTGSPHSNLAVLLVSDIHGFEAPKLRKLADKVAAAGFFVVVPDFFNKDPYAPDDANRPFDVWKIDHHPDKGFEAAKPFLEALKSKGVSAIGAAGFCWGAKVVVELAKLPLIQAAVLCHPAVVTVDDFKEVKVPISILGAEIDQMCPPEVVKQFEDVLTAKPEVKSHVKIFPKVAHGWTVRYNVEDKAACKAAEEAHQDLLEWFLNHVK from the exons ATGGCAAGCTCTCAGTGCTGCTCAAACCCTCCGACCCTGAACCCCTCCAGCGGCACCGGCCATGTCGAAAACCTCGGCGGTCTCGACTCCTATGTCACTGGCTCGCCTCACTCCAACCTTGCCGTTCTCCTCGTCTCTGACATTCATG GATTTGAAGCTCCAAAATTGAG GAAGCTTGCTGACAAAGTAGCAGCTGCTGGGTTCTTCGTTGTGGTCCCCGACTTCTTTAACAAAGACCCTTATGCACCTGACGATGCCAATAGACCATTTGATGTTTGGAAAATTGATCATCATCCG GACAAGGGATTTGAGGCTGCAAAGCCATTTCTTGAAGCTTTAAAAAGTAAAGGTGTTTCTGCAATCGGTGCTGCAGGCTTCTGTTGGGGAG CCAAGGTTGTGGTTGAACTTGCAAAGCTCCCGTTAATTCAAGCTGCTGTTCTGTGTCATCCTGCAGTAGTCACAGTGGATGATTTCAAGG AGGTTAAGGTTCCTATTTCTATACTTGGAGCTGAGATTGATCAGATGTGTCCGCCTGAAGTCGTGAAGCAGTTTGAAGACGTTTTAACTGCAAAACCTGAG GTTAAGAGCCACGTTAAGATATTCCCAAAAGTGGCACATGGGTGGACGGTGAGGTACAATGTTGAAGACAAGGCAGCTTGTAAAGCTGCCGAGGAGGCTCATCAAGACTTGTTGGAGTGGTTCTTGAACCATGTCAAGTGA
- the LOC103403837 gene encoding endo-1,3;1,4-beta-D-glucanase-like isoform X1, which yields MASSECCSNPPTLNPSSGTGHVESLGGLDSYVTGSPDSNLAVLLISDVYGFEAPNLRKLADKVAAAGFFVVVPDFLNKDPYAPEDANRPISVWIKDHGPDKGFEDAKPVLEALKSKGVSAIGAAGFCWGAKVVVELSKHALIQAAVLCHPSLVTVDDIKGKIPVLIFRKYIHYYWNKKLVSHSLYDLFLDLPSEVKVPISILGAEIDRMSPPEVVKQFEEVLTAKPEVKSHVKIFPKVSHGWTVRYSVEDEAACKSAEEAHQDLLKWFLNHVK from the exons aTGGCAAGCTCTGAGTGCTGCTCAAACCCTCCGACCCTGAACCCCTCCAGCGGCACCGGCCATGTCGAAAGCCTCGGCGGTCTCGACTCCTATGTCACTGGCTCCCCTGATTCCAACCTTGCTGTTCTTCTCATCTCTGACGTTTATG GATTTGAAGCTCCAAACTTGAG GAAGCTTGCTGACAAAGTTGCAGCTGCTGGGTTCTTCGTTGTGGTTCCCGACTTCCTTAACAAAGACCCTTATGCACCTGAAGATGCCAACAGACCTATTTCTGTTTGGATAAAAGATCATGGACCG GACAAGGGATTTGAGGATGCAAAGCCAGTTCTTGAAGCTTTAAAAAGTAAAGGTGTTTCTGCAATCGGTGCTGCAGGCTTCTGTTGGGGAG CCAAGGTTGTGGTTGAACTTTCAAAGCACGCTTTAATTCAAGCTGCTGTTCTGTGTCATCCGTCATTAGTCACTGTGGATGATATCAAGGGTAAGATACCTGTACTAATATTCAGGAAATATATACACTATTATTGGAACAAAAAATTAGTCTCACACTCACTTTATGACCTATTCCTGGACTTACCTTCAGAGGTTAAGGTTCCTATTTCTATACTTGGAGCTGAGATTGATCGGATGTCTCCGCCTGAAGTCGTGAAACAGTTTGAAGAGGTTTTAACTGCAAAACCTGAG GTTAAGAGCCATGTGAAAATATTCCCGAAAGTGTCACATGGGTGGACGGTGAGGTACAGTGTTGAAGACGAAGCAGCTTGTAAATCTGCCGAGGAGGCTCATCAAGATTTGTTGAAGTGGTTCTTGAACCATGTCAAGTGA
- the LOC103403837 gene encoding endo-1,3;1,4-beta-D-glucanase-like isoform X2, whose product MASSECCSNPPTLNPSSGTGHVESLGGLDSYVTGSPDSNLAVLLISDVYGFEAPNLRKLADKVAAAGFFVVVPDFLNKDPYAPEDANRPISVWIKDHGPDKGFEDAKPVLEALKSKGVSAIGAAGFCWGAKVVVELSKHALIQAAVLCHPSLVTVDDIKEVKVPISILGAEIDRMSPPEVVKQFEEVLTAKPEVKSHVKIFPKVSHGWTVRYSVEDEAACKSAEEAHQDLLKWFLNHVK is encoded by the exons aTGGCAAGCTCTGAGTGCTGCTCAAACCCTCCGACCCTGAACCCCTCCAGCGGCACCGGCCATGTCGAAAGCCTCGGCGGTCTCGACTCCTATGTCACTGGCTCCCCTGATTCCAACCTTGCTGTTCTTCTCATCTCTGACGTTTATG GATTTGAAGCTCCAAACTTGAG GAAGCTTGCTGACAAAGTTGCAGCTGCTGGGTTCTTCGTTGTGGTTCCCGACTTCCTTAACAAAGACCCTTATGCACCTGAAGATGCCAACAGACCTATTTCTGTTTGGATAAAAGATCATGGACCG GACAAGGGATTTGAGGATGCAAAGCCAGTTCTTGAAGCTTTAAAAAGTAAAGGTGTTTCTGCAATCGGTGCTGCAGGCTTCTGTTGGGGAG CCAAGGTTGTGGTTGAACTTTCAAAGCACGCTTTAATTCAAGCTGCTGTTCTGTGTCATCCGTCATTAGTCACTGTGGATGATATCAAGG AGGTTAAGGTTCCTATTTCTATACTTGGAGCTGAGATTGATCGGATGTCTCCGCCTGAAGTCGTGAAACAGTTTGAAGAGGTTTTAACTGCAAAACCTGAG GTTAAGAGCCATGTGAAAATATTCCCGAAAGTGTCACATGGGTGGACGGTGAGGTACAGTGTTGAAGACGAAGCAGCTTGTAAATCTGCCGAGGAGGCTCATCAAGATTTGTTGAAGTGGTTCTTGAACCATGTCAAGTGA
- the LOC103416837 gene encoding endo-1,3;1,4-beta-D-glucanase-like, whose amino-acid sequence MASSECCSNPPTLNPSSGTGHVESLGGLDSYVTGSPDSNLAVLLISDIYGFEAPNLRKLADKVAAAGFFVVVPDFLNKDPYAPEDAKRPISVWIKDHGPDKGFEDAKPVLEALKSKGVSAIGAAGFCWGAKVVVELSKHALIQAAVLCHPSLVTVDDIKEVKVPISVLGAEIDQMSPPEVVKQFEEVLTAKPEVKSHVKIFPKVSHGWTVRYSVEDEAACKSAEEAHQDLLKWFLNHVK is encoded by the exons aTGGCAAGCTCTGAGTGCTGCTCAAACCCTCCGACCCTGAACCCCTCCAGCGGCACCGGCCATGTCGAAAGCCTCGGCGGTCTCGACTCCTATGTCACTGGCTCCCCTGATTCCAACCTTGCTGTTCTTCTCATCTCTGACATTTATG GATTTGAAGCTCCAAACTTGAG GAAGCTTGCTGACAAAGTTGCAGCTGCTGGGTTCTTCGTTGTAGTTCCCGACTTCCTTAACAAAGACCCTTATGCACCTGAAGATGCCAAAAGACCTATTTCTGTTTGGATAAAAGATCATGGACCG GACAAGGGATTTGAGGATGCAAAGCCAGTTCTTGAAGCTTTAAAAAGTAAAGGTGTTTCTGCAATCGGTGCTGCAGGCTTCTGTTGGGGAG CCAAGGTTGTGGTTGAACTTTCAAAGCACGCTTTAATTCAAGCTGCTGTTCTGTGTCATCCATCATTAGTCACTGTGGATGATATCAAGG AGGTTAAGGTTCCTATTTCTGTACTTGGAGCTGAGATTGATCAGATGTCTCCGCCTGAAGTCGTGAAACAGTTTGAAGAGGTTTTAACTGCAAAACCTGAG GTTAAGAGCCATGTGAAAATATTCCCGAAAGTGTCACATGGGTGGACGGTGAGGTACAGTGTTGAAGACGAAGCAGCTTGTAAGTCTGCCGAGGAGGCTCATCAAGATTTGTTGAAGTGGTTCTTGAACCATGTCAAGTGA